The following proteins are encoded in a genomic region of Zea mays cultivar B73 chromosome 9, Zm-B73-REFERENCE-NAM-5.0, whole genome shotgun sequence:
- the LOC103639893 gene encoding uncharacterized protein — protein MITTVGEIDYALRFDKPVEPTVGTPNYDHRWMQYSIDKVKWERSNDKCMIILKRSIKEPLKSSIPECETAIEYLERVASHHQGSSKTYACSLMTEFVNAKYDGNGVRPFIQKMISIVAKINKYLGSPLHEEFVVFMIMKSLPKEFETFHIQYNTSVTDKWNIDQLLAQCVQEEERLKQTGNSVNLIKGNVPRQNKNSKKKFKKQGKQNNQASSSNNNQPRQGGSFSVPPDTCLYCKKTGHYKRKCPEFLQYLLESGTPYKPKAPKGPKNN, from the exons ATGATAACCACAGTGGGTGAGATAGATTACGCACTGAGGTTTGATAAACCAGTTGAGCCCACAGTGGGCACTCCCAACTATGACCACAGGTGGATGCAATACAGCATCGACAAGGTCAAGTGGGAGAGATCAAATGACAAATGTATGATTATTCTTAAGAGGAGCATCAAGGAGCCTCTTAAGAGTTCCATACCAGAGTGCGAGACTGCCATAGAATACCTTGAGAGGGTAGCCTCtcatcaccaagggtcttctaagACTTATGCTTGCTCTTTAATGACAGAATTTGTCAATGCAAAATACGATGGAAATGGTGTCAGACCATTCATTCAGAAAATGATATCCATCGTAGCTAAGATAAACAAGTACCTCGGATCTCCTTTACACGAGGAATTTGTAGTATTTATGATAATGAAGTCTCTGCCCAAGGAGTTTGAGACTTTTCACATACAGTACAACACTAGTGTCACTGATAAGTGGAATATAGACCAACTCTTGGCACAGTGTGTCCAGGAGGAAGAGAGGTTAAAGCAGACTGGAAACTCTGTCAACCTCATCAAAGGCAATGTCCCCAGACAGAACAAGAACTCAAAGAAAAAGTTCAAGAAGCAAGGTAAACAGAATAACCAGGCTTCCTCGAGCAATAATAATCAGCCAAGACAAGGAGGCAGTTTCTCAGTTCCCCCTGATACCTGCCTCTATTGCAAGAAGACAGGTCATTACAAGAGAAAGTGCCCTGAATTCCTGCAGTATCTACTAGAGAGTG GGACTCCGTACAAGCCAAAGGCTCCCAAAGGGCCAAAGAACAATTAG